In the Deltaproteobacteria bacterium genome, TCAGGGGGCACGCCCACCTCCACACCAACGATCACGCCGACTCCGACGAAGACACCCTCGCTGATTCCCGCGGCCTTCATCTGATTCGGTAGGGCGGGCGGCTCGCCCGCCGTGCAGGCAGGGACGCCTGCACCCACCAGGACTCTTCCTTCGTGCCCTTCGTGTCTTCGTGGTGAACTCCGTTCGGCCGCGTTGCTTCTGCGCTGAACCGGCCTCTGCACCGGAAGACGCAATCACTATCGTCGGCGCGCGCCAGAACAATCGGAAAGGGATCCGGCGCTCAGTCGGGGATCTCGACTTCGACGTGGTCCCCGACGATAGCGGCGGCGTAGACGGCGACGCCGCGCGTAGCGGGGCCGCGCTCGACGGCACCGGTTTGCAAGTTGAAACATGAGCCGTGCGTGCGACAGGACACGCGGCCATCATTGATCAAGCCGTCATGCAGGGGAAAGCCGCGATGCGGGCAGACGTTGTCGATTGCAAAGACGTCGGTGCCAACCCGGAAGATCGCCAGGCGCCGCGCCCCAACGTTGACGGCGATGCCGCGCCGCTCGGGAAAGTCGGCGACAAGTCCAATCATGACGCGAGACATCGGAGAGTTGTTGGCGTTCGTGCCTGGCCGGTGACTCTCGCGACGGGTCCGCACCGTAGCGCGGACCCGTCGCGCCCCCCTCAGAGCCCCGCGCGCGCCTGCCAAGCAGCGTGAACGCGGAATTGCTTCGTTGATGGCGATGTGTTCGGCACTGCTCGACCAAGTCGGTGGCCGCAATTAGCACAGCAGCAAAGCCGTCAGCAAGGAAAAACTTCTTCGTCGGATGTTCGGCCAGCATCAGTGGCCCCTCGATACGCAGCCCTTCGATACGCGACCTTCGGCGGCTACTCAGTGCCGCTACTCGGGGAAGCGGTTTCTTTCTCGGCGAATTCAATACCCGTTTGCCCGAGTAGATCGCGAAGCGATCGTATCGAGGGCCTACTTGTGCAAAGTCCATCGTCGGTGCTACTCGGAGCCGGCGCGCGAACTCACGCAGGCAACGACCCCAAAGGAGATATGCATGGATGCGTTCAAGGACCGAGTGGCGGTCATCACCGGTGGCGCCGGCGGGATTGGCCTCACCATGGCGCGAGCGTTTGCCGCGCGCGGCGCGAAGCTGGTGCTGGCCGATCTCGACGAGGCAGCGCTGCAGCGGGCGACCACCGAGCTGACCACCGCCGGGGCCGCGGTGCTCGGAGTCCGAACCGATGTGACCAAGCTCGCCAGCGTGCAGGCACTGGCCGAGGCGACGACGCAGCGCTTCGGTGCGGTCCACATCGTCTGCAACAACGCCGGCGTCGCCACCTTTGGTGAGATCTGCGAGTCGACGCATCAGGACTGGGAGTTCACGATGAACGTGAACTTCTGGGGCGTGGTGCACGGCGTCGAAACCTTTGTGCCTCGGCTGATCGCGCAAGGCACCGGCGGCCACATCGTCAACACCGCGTCGATGGCGGGGTTGGTCGGCATGCAATGGCTGGGCATCTACTGCGCTTCGAAATTCGCGGTGGTCGGGTTGACCGAAGCGCTGCAGCGCGAGCTCAAGCCGCGCGGCATCGGCGTCAGCGTGCTGTGCCCGATGATCGTCGCCACCAATATCAATCAGAACTCGGTGCGCATGCGTCCCACCGAGCTGCGCAACCCGGGCGAGCAACCCCTGCTGGAGAACGGCGCACCGGTCGATGTGCCAGACGGCGCAATGAAGGGCGGCACCATCGCGCCCGAAGAAGTCGCCCGCCGCGTCGTGCGCGCGATCGAGCGCAAGGACCTCTACATTCTTACGCATCCGGAGCAACGCGAGTTCCTGCGGCGGCGAGCCAAGAGACTCGATGCGATGTTCGAGGAGGGGACCTGGTGAACGATCTATTTTCGATTCAAGGCAAAGTGGCCGTCGTCACCGGCGGTTCACGTGGTATCGGGCTGATGATCGCGCGCGGCTTCGTCGAACACGGCGCGAAAGTGTACATCGCGTCGCGCAAGCAAGCGGATTGCGACAAAGTGGTCGCCGAGTTGTCGCCACACGGCCCCTGCGTGGCAATTGCCGCCGATCTCTCGACCGAGGCGGAGTGCAATCGCCTGGCGCAAGCGATCGCCGCGCGCGAGTCTGCCGTGCACATCTTGGTGAACAACGCCGGCGCCAACTGGGGCGCGCCGTTGGAGGAGTTTCCGGATTCGGCGTGGGACAAGGTGTTGGCGCTCAACGTGAAGGGTGTCTTTCATCTTACGCGCGCCTTGCTGCCGCAGCTCAAGCAGGGCGCGCGGCCCGGCGATCCGGCGCGCGTCATCAACATCGGGTCGATCGACGGATTGAAAGTCCCGCTACTGGAGACCTACGCGTACTCGGCCAGCAAGGCTGCCGTGCATCACCTGACGCGCGCGTTGGCGATGAAGCTGGCCAGCGATGGCATTACGGTGAACGCAATCGCGCCCGGTCCGTTCGAAAGCAAGATGATGGCAGTGACGCTCGATCGCTTTCGCGACGCCATCGTTGCGTCGTGCCCGCTGGGTCGTATCGGCGAACCGGAAGACATGGCCGGCACCGCGATCTTCCTCGCTTCGCGCGCCGGCGCTTACATCACCGGTGCCGTGTTGCCGGTCGACGGCGGCATCTCGACACGCTGAGCGACACATTCACCGCGGGCGTGCCTTGGCCTTGTCGCGCGCGGCGGCGATGGTCGTCGCCGGCACCGGGTCCCAGCGCGCGGCGCCCTTGCGGAACAGACCGGGCAGCAAGGCTTTGAACAAGAACACCCAGCGCAGTGATTTGGGTACGGTCATCTCGTGGCGCTTCTTTTCGATGCACTCGAAGACCGCGTCGGAGATCAGGCTCGGCGGATATTTCTTGCCGCGATAGCGCACCGGTGCTTCGGACGCGGCTTTGTCCCAAATCTCGGTGTCGATCGGGCCGACGTGAATGACAGCCGGATGAATGTTCGAGCCGACGAGATCGAGCCACAAGCCTTCGGTGAATCCAGTGAGCGCGAACTTTGAGGCGGCATAGACGGTTTCGCGCGGCGGCGGGATCTTCCCCGCGCCCGACGAGATGTTGATGATGTAGCCTTCGCCCTGGCGCAGCATCGCCGGCAGCGCGGCGACTGTGAGATACGCCGGTGCGAGAAAGTTCACCCGCATCGTGTAGTCAATGTCTTCGGGCGTCACATCGAAGAATTGCTTGTGCTTGGGAATGCCGGCGTTGTTGACCAGGATGTCGAGCCGACCGAATCGTTCGACGGCGCGCGCCACGACCGCTTCGGCGAACGCTCGCTCGGCGAGATCACCGACGCATGACTCCACCTCGACACCGACCGCGCGGCACTGCACGGCGACCTCTTCCAAGAGTGCCGCGCGTCGCGCGGCGAGCACCACATGCGCGCCACGGCGCGCGAAGTCGAGGGCGATCTGCTTGCCGATGCCCGACGACGCGCCGGTGATCAGCGCGACTTTTCCGCGATAGTCCATCCGTGTCCCTTCAAGCACAGGGCAGGAAGGCGAGTAAAGGCGCGGGCGCACAAAGACTCGCCGCCCCTCGATACGCCGCCCTTCGATACGAAGCCTGCGGCGTCTCCTCAGTGCGACTACTCGGGGAAGCGGTTCCTTTCTTGAGGAGCCCAATGTCCGTTTGCCCGAGTAGATCGCGAAGCGAGCGTATCGAGGGCCTTCTTGAGTCTCCGCCGACTTTGCGTTGAATTCCTTTCCTCGGAGTGAGATTAAAGGAAAGCCAGAAAGAGGAGCGTGCATGGAGCGTGTCTGCGGGCCGGAGCGATCGGGTGGGCAGGGGCTGGATCCGAACCAAGACGAGTCGGGCGATCGCGCGATTCTCGCGTTGCTCACCGATCCCCACGTGCACGAGCACATGGACCTGGCCATCACCTGCCGCGGCGACGCGTATGAAGTCTGGGCGCAGCGCGGCATGATCCGCTTTCAGCGTCTGCTCGCCAACGGACATTTCGAGTACAAGGTGATCGAGCAGATCGGCAACAACCCGATTGCCGATCAGCGCCACACGCCGATCGCGACGTGTGCGGAGGAACTATCCGCCGCCGCCGCATCGGGACATCCGACCGAAGACGTCAACCATGCGTTCATCGAACCGTCGCAGGTCAGTTATCCGTACGCGTACGAACGCATCGCGCAACTGTTCGACAGCCCCAACGCGCCGGACATCGTGGTCAGCGCGAAGGCTTACGCGTTCGGACTCCAAGCCGGTCAGCACGGCGCACTCGACATCGTGCAGTCGCGTGCGCCGCTGGCGTTCGCCGGGCCCGGCATCAAGCCCGGGCTCTACGAGTCCGCGCCGCGCCACGTCGACATCGCCCCGACGGTTTGCCGACTGATGCGTTTTCCGTTGATCGACGGCAAGGACGGTACCGGCCGCACGGCGGGCGAGCGCGGTGTTGCGGCCGACGTGTATCTCAAACGACAGGATGGGCGCGTGCTCGACGAGATCGTCGATACGAGCGCCAAACCCGAACGGGTCTACTTCGTCATCTTCGACGGCCTGAGCAACAGCGAGCTGCGCCACCTGCTCGACACCAACGATGCAATCATCACTAATCTGCGCCGGCTCCTCGATCGCAGCGCGCGCTTCGTCTACGGCTCGACGGTGAACTTTCCGTCGATCACCTGGCCGAGCCACAGCACCATCTTCACCGGCGCATACTGCGGCCATCACGACATCGTGAACCCGAGTTACTACGACCGCGCCGCGCGGCAACCGCTCGCGCCGCAAGGCCAGGGCGTGCAAACCGAACGCTATCTCGGCGACGGCGTCGAGACGCTGTACGAGGCGTTTCATCGCGTGCTCGGTCCCGCGGCATTCACGGCGAACATCCATGAGCCGCAGGGACGTGGCGCCGATCACGCCGCGCTGGAGCGACGCATCGTCGGTCCGCGCGATCGCATGAAGGCGCTCACGGCGGAGTTCGGCGCGGCGATTCATCCACGCTACCTCGCCGACGGCCACGAAGGGGTGCAGCGCGAAGCCGTGCTCGACACGCGCGGCATGGCCCAGCTCTTTGTGCTCTTCGACGACCCGTCGCACCCACTGCCTGTGCTGGTTGCGCACGAGTTCGCGCTGACCGACGGCGCCGGCCACGACTACGGCCCGCACGGTAGCGGTCTGCGCACCGCGATCGCCGAGACCGACACGCGCCTCGGGCATGTTCTCGACATGCTGGAAGCGAAAGGCCTGGTCGATTCGACCCTGTTCGTCTTCACCAGCGATCACGGCATGGCGGCGCAGGACGTGAGCTTGCGCGCCAACCCCGCGCGGCATCTCGAACGCATCGGCATGAAGACGGTGACCGGCGAGCCGATGATTTGGCTGCGCGATCTCGCGGTGGAAGTCGCACCGGCGCCCGACGGCCGCACCGCGCGGGTCACCGTGCTCGACAACGACGCGGATCAATCCGGCGAGCAGCCACCGATCAAGAACGCCGAGGTGATCGTCCACACGCATGCGGACAACGTCATCGCCCGCTTGCAGACCACCGACGCCGGCGTCGCGGGCTTTGCCACGCCGCCCGACATCGAACCGTCCGCCATCGCCCTGTCCGTTCGTCACCCCGACTACAACCCGCGCCATCTGCGCCTCGACGGCACGCGCATCGGCATCGATCTGCGCGAGCAGTTGTACGGGAACCGCACCGGTTGACGAAGAATCAAGGCGTCAGGAGAGCCGTATGACCCAGCGCAAACCTGCCGGGCAAACGTGGGAGTCGTGGATCGAACAACAGGTCCGGGCAGCGCAGCAAGACGGGCAGTTCGACAATTTGTCGGGAAAGGGAAAACCGATCCCCGGACTCGATGGTCCGCACGATCCGATGTGGTGGCTGAAGGATCTTGTCCGACGCGAGAAGGTCTCCGATGTCCCTGCTGCGATGGCGATTAGAGTGAAGGTCGAGCGCGAGATCGAGAAGCTGTGGACGCTCACCCGCGAAGCCGACGTGCGTGCTCGCATCGCTGCGCTCAACCGGGAAATCGCCAAGGTCAACCGTACGACGGTGTCCGGACCGCCGACGAGTCTTGGGCTGCTCGACGCGGAAGCAATCGTGCGCCAATGGCGCGAGCGGCAAGTATCGACGCGCTAGCCTTCGTCGCCGAACACGGCGTCGTCCTCGAATCGGCGCGCGGGCCGGTGCCGAATCTGGCGCAGGCAATCGCCGGCGAACCGATTCGCGGCAGTTGGTGGGGGCATCCACGCGGCAACGCCATCCACAACGCGACCTGTGCGGTGCGCGACTCACCTGATGTGCTGGTCTGCCGCCTGATCGGCGGCAAGATCACCTACGTGCACCGCCGGCTGTGGCCGGCATTGGTGCGGTTGGCGTCGCAGTTCAAGCCGGCGCAACTGGCCGCGATTCGTGAACAGCATACCGCGAGCGGCAAACACCGCGTCGTCACCACCACGTTCCCGCGCTGGGTGACCCCGGAGATTCGCGCAGCAGCCGCGCGATTGTCGAAAGAAGCAGCGAGGCAGTTGTTGGGCGCGGCTATTTCTTGAGCGCGTCGCCGATGCGGGTGAGCGCCTCGTCGATGTCGGCGGTCGACACGTCGAGATGGGTCACCGCGCGGAACACCTGCGCACTAACTGGATTCATCAAGAGCTGCCGAACGCTGATCGAGCGCAGGAACTCCATCGTGTTGTTGACGTGGAAGAGCACGATATTGGTTTCCGGCGCCGGATCGACGACGAGCCCGAGCCGCGTCAGCCCGTCCGCCAAGCGGCGCGCGTTGCGGTGATCGTCGGCGAGTCGGTCGACATGATGTTCGAGCGCGTACAACCCCGCCGCGGCGAGAATGCCCGCTTGCCGCATGCCGCCGCCGTACATTTTGCGGAAGCGATGGACGCGGTCGATGACCTCGGCCGAACCGCACACCAGCGAGCCGATCGGCGCGCCGAGACCCTTCGACAAACAGAACGACACCGTGTCGAACGGTTCGGCCCATGTCGCCGCGGGGATGCCGCTGGCCACCACGGCGTTGAACAGGCGCGCACCGTCGAGGTGCAACTTCAAGCCGTGTGCGCGCGCGGCCGCGACCACGCGTTGGAGTTGCTCGAAGGGGAACACCCGACCACCGGCGGTATTGTGGGTGTTCTCGATCGCCACCACCGTCGTCGGCGCATAGTGATGATCGCCAGGACTGACACCGGCGTGAACGTCGTCGGCGTCGAACACACCGCCGCTTCCAATGCTCCGGGTCTGCACACCGGCCAGCGCGGCGGCGGCGCCCGACTCGTATTTCAGAATGTGCGCGCCGTCGCTCGCCAGCATCACCTCGCCGTGATGGGTCAGCGCGCGGATCGCGAGTTGATTCGCCATCGTGCCCGACGGCACGAAGATCGCGGCTTCCTTGCCGAGCCGTTGCGCCGCGACCCGTTGCAGCTCGTTGACGGTGGGATCTTCGCCGTAGACGTCGTCGCCGACTTCGGCGCCGGCCATGGCCGCACGCATCGCCGGCGTCGGCTTGGTGACCGTGTCGCTGCGCAGATCGATCGTCTTCATGGCGCGGCATCATAGCGCGCTGCGGGTCCGACCAGAACCCCACTGCCGGCGAGCGTGAAGGAACCGCTCAGAGAAGCGCCGAGTCGTGAGACACCACGCGTGTCCCAGCAACCGCAGACTCGTTCCCCACCAAGCTGGGAAGGTGCACGCGCACCTGCGCCAGCAGCTCTTCGTCGGAGATCGACGTCGTACGCTCGTGCCGGTACTGGTCGTCGACCCACTCGGTGATGTGCTTCACCGCATCGGACTTCTTGTCCACTCGCGCCGTCGCCGGGATATGGAAGTACGAGTTGATCCACCACGACACGCCGGCGGTGCCGGAGGTTTTGTCGATGGCTACACGCGGCGGCCGGCCGAGCACGGCGGTGGTGTCGAAGACGTTGTAGATCTCTTCGTCCTTCAGCAACCCGTCGGCGTGAATCCCGGCGCGGGTGACGTTGAAGTCGCGCCCGACGAACGGATAGCTCGGCGGAATGCGATAGTTCAGTTCGCGTTCGAAGTACTCGCCAATCTCAGTGATAACGGACGTGTCCATGCCGTTCGCGTCGCCGGTGAGCGAAATGTACTCCATCACCAGCCCCTCGACTGGCGGATTGCCGGTGCGCTCGCCGAGGCCAAGCAGGGTGCCGTTCGCGTACATGCAGCCGTACAGCCACGCGGCCGACGCGTTGGCGAGCACCTTGTGGAAGTCGTTGTGCCCGTGCCACTCGAGACAGTCGGACGGCACACCGCACTCGCGCCGCAATCCCTGAATCAGCTTGGGGACGCTGCGCGGCAGGGCCACGCCGGGCAGCGGCACGCCGAAACCGAGCGTGTCGCAGACGCGGATTTTGATCGGCATGCCGCTCGCCTCGCTCAGCCGCATCAGCTCGCACACAAATGGTGCGACGAAGCCGTAAAAGTCCGCCCGCGTCGCATCTTCGAGATGGCAGCGAATGCGCACGCCGGCATCGAGCGCGGCTTGCACGATGCGCAGGTAGTCATCAAGCGCCTCGCGCCGCGTCTTCTTCAGCTTGCGGAAGATGTGGTAGTCGGAGCACGAAGTGAGAATGCCCGTCTCTTCGAGCCCCATCTCCTTGACCAGGCGAAAATCCGACGCCACCGCGCGAATCCATCCTGTCACCTCCGGAAAGCTATACCCGAGCGCCAGACACTGCTCGACCGCCGCGCGGTCGACGTCGGAGTAGAGAAAGAACTCCGCTTGGCGGATGATTCCGTTCGGCCCGCCGAGGCGATGGAGCATGCGATAGAGATCAAGGATCTGCCGCACGGTGTAGGGCG is a window encoding:
- a CDS encoding Rieske (2Fe-2S) protein, encoding MIGLVADFPERRGIAVNVGARRLAIFRVGTDVFAIDNVCPHRGFPLHDGLINDGRVSCRTHGSCFNLQTGAVERGPATRGVAVYAAAIVGDHVEVEIPD
- a CDS encoding 2-isopropylmalate synthase; this encodes MIAEHTNGARRAGASPVASGFALQDVDEPNLLREMFPYDAPPRIVLDGSTEPLDPAPAFYITDTTFRDGQQARPPYTVRQILDLYRMLHRLGGPNGIIRQAEFFLYSDVDRAAVEQCLALGYSFPEVTGWIRAVASDFRLVKEMGLEETGILTSCSDYHIFRKLKKTRREALDDYLRIVQAALDAGVRIRCHLEDATRADFYGFVAPFVCELMRLSEASGMPIKIRVCDTLGFGVPLPGVALPRSVPKLIQGLRRECGVPSDCLEWHGHNDFHKVLANASAAWLYGCMYANGTLLGLGERTGNPPVEGLVMEYISLTGDANGMDTSVITEIGEYFERELNYRIPPSYPFVGRDFNVTRAGIHADGLLKDEEIYNVFDTTAVLGRPPRVAIDKTSGTAGVSWWINSYFHIPATARVDKKSDAVKHITEWVDDQYRHERTTSISDEELLAQVRVHLPSLVGNESAVAGTRVVSHDSALL
- a CDS encoding SDR family NAD(P)-dependent oxidoreductase; this encodes MDYRGKVALITGASSGIGKQIALDFARRGAHVVLAARRAALLEEVAVQCRAVGVEVESCVGDLAERAFAEAVVARAVERFGRLDILVNNAGIPKHKQFFDVTPEDIDYTMRVNFLAPAYLTVAALPAMLRQGEGYIINISSGAGKIPPPRETVYAASKFALTGFTEGLWLDLVGSNIHPAVIHVGPIDTEIWDKAASEAPVRYRGKKYPPSLISDAVFECIEKKRHEMTVPKSLRWVFLFKALLPGLFRKGAARWDPVPATTIAAARDKAKARPR
- a CDS encoding alkaline phosphatase family protein, coding for MERVCGPERSGGQGLDPNQDESGDRAILALLTDPHVHEHMDLAITCRGDAYEVWAQRGMIRFQRLLANGHFEYKVIEQIGNNPIADQRHTPIATCAEELSAAAASGHPTEDVNHAFIEPSQVSYPYAYERIAQLFDSPNAPDIVVSAKAYAFGLQAGQHGALDIVQSRAPLAFAGPGIKPGLYESAPRHVDIAPTVCRLMRFPLIDGKDGTGRTAGERGVAADVYLKRQDGRVLDEIVDTSAKPERVYFVIFDGLSNSELRHLLDTNDAIITNLRRLLDRSARFVYGSTVNFPSITWPSHSTIFTGAYCGHHDIVNPSYYDRAARQPLAPQGQGVQTERYLGDGVETLYEAFHRVLGPAAFTANIHEPQGRGADHAALERRIVGPRDRMKALTAEFGAAIHPRYLADGHEGVQREAVLDTRGMAQLFVLFDDPSHPLPVLVAHEFALTDGAGHDYGPHGSGLRTAIAETDTRLGHVLDMLEAKGLVDSTLFVFTSDHGMAAQDVSLRANPARHLERIGMKTVTGEPMIWLRDLAVEVAPAPDGRTARVTVLDNDADQSGEQPPIKNAEVIVHTHADNVIARLQTTDAGVAGFATPPDIEPSAIALSVRHPDYNPRHLRLDGTRIGIDLREQLYGNRTG
- a CDS encoding DUF1992 domain-containing protein, whose translation is MTQRKPAGQTWESWIEQQVRAAQQDGQFDNLSGKGKPIPGLDGPHDPMWWLKDLVRREKVSDVPAAMAIRVKVEREIEKLWTLTREADVRARIAALNREIAKVNRTTVSGPPTSLGLLDAEAIVRQWRERQVSTR
- the ltaE gene encoding low-specificity L-threonine aldolase — translated: MKTIDLRSDTVTKPTPAMRAAMAGAEVGDDVYGEDPTVNELQRVAAQRLGKEAAIFVPSGTMANQLAIRALTHHGEVMLASDGAHILKYESGAAAALAGVQTRSIGSGGVFDADDVHAGVSPGDHHYAPTTVVAIENTHNTAGGRVFPFEQLQRVVAAARAHGLKLHLDGARLFNAVVASGIPAATWAEPFDTVSFCLSKGLGAPIGSLVCGSAEVIDRVHRFRKMYGGGMRQAGILAAAGLYALEHHVDRLADDHRNARRLADGLTRLGLVVDPAPETNIVLFHVNNTMEFLRSISVRQLLMNPVSAQVFRAVTHLDVSTADIDEALTRIGDALKK
- a CDS encoding glucose 1-dehydrogenase — protein: MNDLFSIQGKVAVVTGGSRGIGLMIARGFVEHGAKVYIASRKQADCDKVVAELSPHGPCVAIAADLSTEAECNRLAQAIAARESAVHILVNNAGANWGAPLEEFPDSAWDKVLALNVKGVFHLTRALLPQLKQGARPGDPARVINIGSIDGLKVPLLETYAYSASKAAVHHLTRALAMKLASDGITVNAIAPGPFESKMMAVTLDRFRDAIVASCPLGRIGEPEDMAGTAIFLASRAGAYITGAVLPVDGGISTR
- a CDS encoding SDR family NAD(P)-dependent oxidoreductase codes for the protein MDAFKDRVAVITGGAGGIGLTMARAFAARGAKLVLADLDEAALQRATTELTTAGAAVLGVRTDVTKLASVQALAEATTQRFGAVHIVCNNAGVATFGEICESTHQDWEFTMNVNFWGVVHGVETFVPRLIAQGTGGHIVNTASMAGLVGMQWLGIYCASKFAVVGLTEALQRELKPRGIGVSVLCPMIVATNINQNSVRMRPTELRNPGEQPLLENGAPVDVPDGAMKGGTIAPEEVARRVVRAIERKDLYILTHPEQREFLRRRAKRLDAMFEEGTW